Part of the Actinomyces howellii genome, CCGCACTGCCCGCAGATGCCCTCGCGGCAGTCCGAGTCGAAGGCCACCGGCTCCTTGCCCTCGGCGAAGAGCTGCTCGTTGAGCAGGTCGAGGACCTCGAGGAAGCTCATGTGCTCCTCGACGCCGATGAGGGAGTACTCCTCGAAGCGGCCGGGGGACGTCTGGTTCTTCTGACGCCAGATCTTGAGCTTGATGTTCACTTGTAACTCCGCTGCTTGAGCTCGATGTCCTTGTAGATGAGGTCCTCCTTGTGGAGGATCGGGGGCTGCCCCTCCCCGCCCCACTCCCAGGCGGCGACGTAGAGGAACTCATCGTCATGCCGCAGCGCCTCCCCCTCGGGGGTCTGGGACTCGGCACGGAAGTGCCCGCCGCAGGACTCCCGGCGGTGCAGGGCGTCGATGCACATGAGCTCGGCGAGCTCGAAGAAGTCGAGCAGCCGCCCTGCCTTCTCCAGAGCCTGGTTGAGCTCCATGGCCTCACCGGTCACGCGGGCGTCGCGCCAGAACTCCTCCTTGAGGGCACGGATCTGCACGATCGCCTCGCGCAGCCCCTCCTCGCGGCGCTCCATGCCGCAGTACTCCCACATGATCCGCCCCAGGGCCATGTGGAAGTCGTCGACCGACCGGGTGCCGCGCAGCGCCATGAGACGGTCGATGCGGTCCTGGACCGAGGCGCGCGCCTCCTCGATCTCGGGGGCGGCGGGGTCGACCTTGCCCTCGCGGAGCATGTCGGCGAGGTAGTCGTTCATCGTGTCAGGCAGGACGAAGTAGCCGTCGGCCAGGCCCTGCATGAGCGCCGAGGCCCCGAGGCGGTTGGCGCCGTGGTCGGAGAAGTTCGCCTCCCCGGCGACGTACAGGCCCGGGATGTTGGACTCCAGGTCGTAGTCGACCCACAGCCCGCCCATCGTGTAGTGGACCGCGGGGTAGATGCGCATCGGCACCTCGTAGGGGTCGTCCCCGGTGATGCGCTGGTACATCTCGAACAGGTTGCCGTAGCGGGCCGAGACAGCGGCCACACCCAGGCGCTCGATGGCCTCGGAGAAGTCGAGGTAGACCCCGCGCCGCATGAGCCGCTCGTTGCCGGCGGCGTCGCGCTCCTTGATGGCCGGGCCGACGCCGCGGCCCTCGTCGCACATGTTCTTGGCCTGACGGGAGGCGATGTCGCGGGGCACGAGGTTGCCGAAGGCGGGGTAGATCCGCTCGAGGTAGTAGTCGCGGTCCTCCTCGGGGATCTCGCGCGGGTCCTTGTCGCAGTCCTCCGCCCTCTTGGGCACCCAGATGCGCCCGTCGTTGCGCAGCGACTCGCTCATGAGGGTGAGCTTGGACTGGAAGTCGCCCGACTGCGGGATGCACGTGGGGTGGATCTGGGTGTAGCAGGGGTTGGCGAAGTAGGCGCCCTTGCGGTAGGCCCGCCACACGGCGGTGGCGTTGCAGCCCATCGCGTTGGTCGACAGGAAGAACACGTTGCCGTACCCGCCGGTGGCCAGCACGACCGCGTCGGCCAGGTGGGTCTCGATCTCCCCCGAGACCATGTCCCGGGTCACGATGCCCCGGGCGCGGCCGTCGACGACGATGAGCTCGACCATCTCGTGGCGGCGGAACTCGGTGACCGTGCCGGCGTGCACCTGCCGCTCAAGGGCCTGGTAGGCGCCGATGAGGAGCTGCTGGCCGGTCTGGCCGCGGGCGTAGAAGGTACGTGAGACCTGCACGCCGCCGAAGGAGCGGTTGTCGAGCAGGCCCCCGTACTCCCGGGCGAAGGGCACGCCCTGGGCGACGCACTGGTCGATGATGTTCGCGCTGACCTCAGCCAGGCGGTAGACGTTGTCCTCCCGGGCGCGGTAGTCCCCTCCCTTGACGGTGTCGTAGAAGAGGCGGTGGACGGAGTCGCCGTCGTTGCGGTAGTTCTTCGCGGCGTTGATACCGCCCTGGGCGGCGATGGAGTGGGCGCGCCGGGCGGAGTCCTGGTAGAAGAACACCTTGACGTTGTAGCCCTGCTCCCCCAGCGAGGCGGCCGCCGCCCCGCCGGCCAGGCCGGAGCCGACGACGATGATGTCGAGCTTGCGCCGGTTGGCGGGGTTGACCAGCTTGGCGTCGAACTTGCGCTGCTCCCAGCGCCGGGCGATCGGGACGTCGTGGGAGGCCTTCGTGTCGGCGATCTTCTCGCCCTCGGTGTACAGGCCGTCGATGAGCTCAGTCATGGGGGTTCACTCTCAGTGGGCTCTCAGTGGGAAGATCCGATACCGGCCTCGGCGGCCCTCATCGCGTACTCGGCCGCGTCCATGGGCGCGTCGGTGAGCCCGAAGAGGATCGCGGTGGGCACGACCATGAAGGCGGCGAACAGGCCGAAGGCGACGACGAAGGCGACCAGGCGCACGAGGGGGACGGTGCCGCCGCGGGTCGCCCCCAGCGTCTGGAGGGCCGACCACACGCCGTGCCACACGTGCAGGCACAGGGCCGCCAGGGCGACGGCGTAGATGAGGTAGACCCACCACAGCTGGAAGCCGTAGTACATGTTCATGTAGGCCCGGCCGTGGACGTACTGCCCTCCCGGCGTCAGGGACAAGGTGGTGAACTGCAGGATGTGCCAGACGATGAACAGCAGGAGGATCACGCCTCCCCAGCGCATGGTGCGCATCGCGTAACGGGACGCGAAGTACTCCGCGCCGGCCTTCTTGACGGCGTACTTGTCGGTGCCGCGTGCCCGGCGGTTGCGCGCCCACAGGTGGAAGGCGCTGCCGGCGTGGGCCAGGAGGCAGGCCAGGAGCAGGACCCGCAGGATCCACAGCACGCCGCCGTGGGGAACGATCGGCACGAGCAGCTCACGCAGGAAGTAGGCGTAGTGGTCGTAGGCGATCTCGCCCTCGAAGTAGTGCAGGTTGCCGTAGGCGTGGAACAGGACGAAGACGAGGAAGAAGAGGCCCGACCAGGCCATGAGGCGCTTCATGAAGACCGTGGTCGAGTACGCGGTCCTCTTCTTCGGGGAGGGAGCAGGAGTTGTGGCCACGGCGTCAGGTTAGCCGGGGCCGGGCCACGGCAGGCCCCGGTTGCGCACCGGCTTCGACGCCGCCGTCCGGCACCGTTGCCAGCACGGGAGAAAGTGCCCCCTGGAGGCAGGATCCGGTCGCCGGGACCCCGGTGTCGCGAAGCGCTGAGAAGCGCAGACGGCACCCTTTTTCGTGACGCGTATGTCAGGCAAATAGGTCGCGGCCGCGAGCGGCTCCACGCCCCTCCGACCTGCCCTCCGACCTGCCCTCCGACCTGCACCGACGTGATGAGGGTGCTCAGAGGTGCTCGGCGCCGACCGGTCCTGGCTGTGCACCGGGCTGGAGGGGCAGGCGCATGACCACGGCGTCCTCGAGGGGGGCCAGGTAGTAGCGCCGGCGGGTGCCGATCGGCTCAAAGCCGTGGCGCGCGTAGAGGGACCGCGCCGCGAGGTTGGACTCCCTGACCTCGAGCAGGACGGCCCGGCAGCCCGCCTCACGCGCGGTGGACACGAGCTCGGTGAGCATCGCCGAGGCGATGCCCTGACGCCGGGCCGCGAGGACCGTGGCGATGGAGAGCAGGTCGGCGTCGCCCTTGCCGTCCCCGAACCACAGCCCGCTGTAGCCCAGGAGGGTCGGCCCCTGCGGGCTGTCGCGCTCGACGACGAGGTAGCGCCTGTCGGGCACCTGGGCGCAGGAGGCGGCGACCTCGGAGGCGATGAGCTCCCGGCTCCAGGCCTCCCCGGGGAACAGGACGCGCTCGAGCGCGACGACCGTCTCGACGTCGGAGCCGGTCATGGGCCGCATGACCGTGCCCGCCGGCAGTCCGGCAGGCTCCCGCGGGGCCCTGGCGCGGCGTCGTGTCATCGGAGCCGTTGGCGTCCTGCCGGCACCTGGACGTCGGCGTGGCGCAGGTAGAGGGGCTCGGTGCCCAGGACCAGACCCTGGGACAGGCGGGAGACCGCGATCCGCACCTGGGTGCGGGCGTCGCCCGACACCGGTGCCAGGACCCGGCGTCCCTGCGCGATCTGGTCGTAGAGGGCGGCTCCTGATCCGGCGACGGCGTCAACCGGGTCCCCGTCGAGGACACGGGCCGGGTCGAGGACCTCGAAGGGGCTGAGCCTGTCGACGTCGTCCGGTCCCTTGGCCCGGTACCTGGCCGTGTAGACCTCTGAGCGCCGGGCGTCGGTGGCCACGAGCACCGTGGCACCGGCGTCGTCAGCGCCCTCCTGGGCCAGCTCGTCGAGGGCGGCTCGTGCCACGGCGTCCAGGCTGGGGACGCCGTGGACGGGCAGGGTCCTGGCGCGCCCCAGGGTCCGGGCGGCGACCAGCCCGGCGCGCAGCCCCGTGAAGGGGGCGGGCCCCGTCGCGGCGACGACGGCGTCGAGGTCGTGGCCGGCCACGGCCGGGTCGGTGAGAGCGGCCTGGAGCATCGGTCCGAGGGACTCGGCGTGCCGACGGGGGTCCTCCTGGGCGGCACGGGCCAGGACCCTCAGGCCCAGCCCGGTCGGCGCGGGGTGGACCTCGGCGACGACGAGCTGGGTGCCGAGGGAGGAGTCGATGGACACGATGCGCACGTGCTCAGCCTAGATGATCGGCTCGCCGAACCTGCTCAACGGCCAGCACGGTCGCCTGCCAGCCCCGGCCGCGGGCGGGGGCACCGGCGCCTCAGCCGCGCAAGGGCGCCATGACCCGCCGTTCGTGACGGATCGTGAGCACGAGGATCGTCAGCCCGATGAGGAGCACCCCGGCGCTGGTCAGCCAGACGGCCAGGTCCGAGCCGCCCTCGTCCTGTCTCGGCTGCTCGGCCGCCACGGCGGTCGGGGAGGAACGGTCCCGCAGGACGGCGGAGTAGGTGGCCATCGGGACGACGCCCGCCAGACATCCCGAGGCGGCCGAGCCCAGCGCCCTGACGGTGCGCCTGGCCACCGCGTACCAGGCGTCCTGGCGGCTGATCCCCCCTGGGTCGACGGCCTCGTGCACGACCACCTCCTGGGGCTCCAGACCCGCCAGGCCCGTGGCGAGGTCCGCGTCGTCGACGAGCACCCCGCTGACCCCGCCGGGCTCCGCGGCGCCGTCGGCGTCCTGCGACCCGACCCGGATGACGAGCACCGCGGTCGGCTCTCCCCCGACCTCGACCGTGGCGGCCCACACGGGCTGGGGCACGGGGGCGGCGTAGGGGGCCGAGCCGTCGAGGAAGCCGGGAGCCCAGGCGTGGGCCTGGATGAGGGTGCCGGTGCTCGCCCCGGGTCCCAGTGAGCGGGCCACGAGGTCGGATCCTTCGCTGTCCACCCAGTCCTGGGCGAGGGCCTGGGCCGCGGCCGTCGTCGCCTCGCCGGAGGCGGGGGCCGGTGTCGTCGACGGCGCGGCGGAGGCCGCAGCGCCCGTGTCCTGCGCCGACGCGGTCCGGTCGCTCGCCGCCGCCGGGGCGCCGGCGACACGGCCGACCACCGCCCACTGCCCGCCCAGCGCCAGGACGACCGCCGTGGCGATGAGGACCAGGGGGGTCAGACGGCCCGGCACGGGCTCATCCTCGCAGGACCGACAGGTCGACACCTGCCCAGCGCGGCCCGAGCGCGGTGACCGTCACCTCCCGGCGGCCGTCGTCGACGTGCTCGAGGTCGGCCGTCCCGGCGGTCCCCCCGGCCAGGCCCCCGTGGGGTCGGGTGATGAGGACCTCGAGGCGGTTGTCGGACAGCGCCTCGACCTTGTCCTCGCCCCACTCCACCAGCGTCACGGACTCCTCGAGGGAGGAGTCGAGGTCGAGGGCGTCGACCTCCTCGAGGGAGCCCAGGCGGTAGGCGTCGACGTGGACGAGGTCGGGCCCCGTTCCCAGGGCGGGATGCACCCGGGCGATGATGAAGGTCGGGGAGGCGACCCTGCCCCGGACCTCCATCGCGGCACCGACGCCCTGCGCGAGGGTCGTCTTGCCTGCGCCCAGCCCGCCGGAGAGCATGACGAGGTCGCCCGCCCGCAGCAGGGCGGCCAGGCGCCCCCCGAGGGCGCGCGTGCCGTCGGCGTCGGCTGTCACGACGCGGACCGTGCCTGCGGGCGTGGAGGTCATGGGTTCTCCTGAGGGTCTGGAGGCGGGGGCAGGAGGCTCACTCCTGGGTGACGGTCTCACGGAAGCGGCCGGTGGCGCAGCGCGGCACGCGGGGGCCCAGCCTCGTGACGATCTCGTAGTTGATCGTGCCGCAGGCCCGCGCCCAGTCATCGACGCCGGGGACCGTCGGGTCCGCCCCGGGGTCACCCCACAGGACCGCCAGGTCCCCGGCCCGGGCGGGTGGGGGGATCGGTGCACCGGCCCGAGGGCCGGCGACCTCCACGGCCGGGCCGAGGTCGACGACGACCTGGTCCATGCACACCCGGCCCACGATGGTGGTGCGCAGCCCTGCGACCGCCACCGGTCCGGTTCCCGAGGCGGCGCGGGGCAGGCCGTCGCCGTAGCCCAGCGGGACGAGGCCCACCCAGCGGTCGGTCGGGGCGCTCCACGTCCCGCCGTAGGACACCGCCTGGCCGGCCGGGATCCGCTTGACCTGAGCCAGGGGCGCCTCGAGGCGCATGGCCGGGCGCAGGTCGAGCGCCTGGCCGGTGGCGACCTGCGGGTTCGGGGACAGCCCGTACAGGCCGATACCGACCCGCACGAGGTCGAGCCTCGTGTCGGGGTGCCACAAGAGCCCACCCGTGGCGGCCAGGTGGCGCACGCGGGGCGCCAGCCCGGCCTCGAGCACGACGCGCTCTGCGTCGAGGAAGCGGGCGAGGTGGTCCTCGGTGGAGCCGCAGCCCGGCTCGTCGGCGCGCGACAGGTGGCTCCACAGCCCGACGACGTCGAGCACCCCCTCGTCCTGTGCCTCCCGGGCCGCCTCGGCCAGGGCCGGCTGGTCCTGCGCGACGGCCCCCGAGCGAGACATCCCGGTGTCCACCTTGAGGTGGACCCTCCCCGGGGCCCCGCCGGCCTCAAGGTGGGCACGGCAGGCGGCGCGCAGGGCCCACAGCTGTTCGACCGTGGAGGCCGACAGGTCGAGGTCGGCATCGAGGGCGGCGCGCAGGGGGGAGCCCGGCTCGCCCGCGTCCTGCGGGTCGACGACAGGGGCCAGCCAGGACATGAGCCGGGGCGCCTCGGGCTGGGGGACCCCGTCGGGCCCCTCGGCCGGCCTGGCCAGGCCGGCGGCGTCGAGCATCCTGCGCAGCTCGAGGGCCTCGCCCAGCTGTGCCACGCCGAGCCAGGTCGCGCCGGCCCGCAAGCAGGTCAGGGCCACCGGCATCAGCCCGTGCCCGTAGGCGTCGGCCTTGACCACGGCCATCCACGGAACCCCGGCGACCGCCGACAGGACGTGGGCGTTGTGGGCGATGGCGTCGAGGTCGACCACGGCCCGGGAGGTGGCGGCGGTGAAGTCGGGACAGGTGCTCACACCCCGATTCTGCCACCGCCGACCGCCCGCCGGAGGCTGCGCGCCCCTCCCCGCCCCCGGTGCCGCGCCGCGCCGGCCTCCTGCGCGCCGCGCCACGGGGCCGGCTGGCTTCAGGCGCTCGCCCGGTCGGCCTCCGACCGCAGCGCCTCCCACGCCCCCGGCAGGTGGTCGAGGAGGTCGCCGGCGGCGACGGGGTGGCCGGTGCCCGGCCCGGCCCACCCGGAGGCCAGGGCGCCGGCCAGGGCGTGGAGCCGCACGGCCAGCGCCGCGCAGGCCTCGGGCCGCAGGGTCTGTCCCCCCTGCTCCGCCCTGGCCTCGGCCGAGGCCAGGACCGCGCCCAGGACGCCGGCCAGGACGTCGCCGCTGCCCGCCGTCGCCAGCCACGGCGGCCCGGCGTCGAGGCTGAGCAGCGTCGGCTCCCCCGGGGCGGCGACGAGGGTCGGCGAGCCCTTGAGCACGACGGTGGCACCGGTCAGGGCGGCCAGGGTCCGCACGGCCCCCGCCGGGTCGGCCTCGACCGCCTCACGGCCGGCCGGCCGGTCCAGGCCGGTGAGCAGGGCGGCGGCCTCCCCGGCGTGCGGGACGAGCACGTGCCGGTCGCCGCACCGGCCCCCGGCCCTGACGAGCCTGGCCAG contains:
- a CDS encoding fumarate reductase/succinate dehydrogenase flavoprotein subunit encodes the protein MTELIDGLYTEGEKIADTKASHDVPIARRWEQRKFDAKLVNPANRRKLDIIVVGSGLAGGAAAASLGEQGYNVKVFFYQDSARRAHSIAAQGGINAAKNYRNDGDSVHRLFYDTVKGGDYRAREDNVYRLAEVSANIIDQCVAQGVPFAREYGGLLDNRSFGGVQVSRTFYARGQTGQQLLIGAYQALERQVHAGTVTEFRRHEMVELIVVDGRARGIVTRDMVSGEIETHLADAVVLATGGYGNVFFLSTNAMGCNATAVWRAYRKGAYFANPCYTQIHPTCIPQSGDFQSKLTLMSESLRNDGRIWVPKRAEDCDKDPREIPEEDRDYYLERIYPAFGNLVPRDIASRQAKNMCDEGRGVGPAIKERDAAGNERLMRRGVYLDFSEAIERLGVAAVSARYGNLFEMYQRITGDDPYEVPMRIYPAVHYTMGGLWVDYDLESNIPGLYVAGEANFSDHGANRLGASALMQGLADGYFVLPDTMNDYLADMLREGKVDPAAPEIEEARASVQDRIDRLMALRGTRSVDDFHMALGRIMWEYCGMERREEGLREAIVQIRALKEEFWRDARVTGEAMELNQALEKAGRLLDFFELAELMCIDALHRRESCGGHFRAESQTPEGEALRHDDEFLYVAAWEWGGEGQPPILHKEDLIYKDIELKQRSYK
- a CDS encoding succinate dehydrogenase cytochrome b subunit, translating into MKRLMAWSGLFFLVFVLFHAYGNLHYFEGEIAYDHYAYFLRELLVPIVPHGGVLWILRVLLLACLLAHAGSAFHLWARNRRARGTDKYAVKKAGAEYFASRYAMRTMRWGGVILLLFIVWHILQFTTLSLTPGGQYVHGRAYMNMYYGFQLWWVYLIYAVALAALCLHVWHGVWSALQTLGATRGGTVPLVRLVAFVVAFGLFAAFMVVPTAILFGLTDAPMDAAEYAMRAAEAGIGSSH
- the rimI gene encoding ribosomal protein S18-alanine N-acetyltransferase — translated: MTRRRARAPREPAGLPAGTVMRPMTGSDVETVVALERVLFPGEAWSRELIASEVAASCAQVPDRRYLVVERDSPQGPTLLGYSGLWFGDGKGDADLLSIATVLAARRQGIASAMLTELVSTAREAGCRAVLLEVRESNLAARSLYARHGFEPIGTRRRYYLAPLEDAVVMRLPLQPGAQPGPVGAEHL
- the tsaB gene encoding tRNA (adenosine(37)-N6)-threonylcarbamoyltransferase complex dimerization subunit type 1 TsaB; its protein translation is MRIVSIDSSLGTQLVVAEVHPAPTGLGLRVLARAAQEDPRRHAESLGPMLQAALTDPAVAGHDLDAVVAATGPAPFTGLRAGLVAARTLGRARTLPVHGVPSLDAVARAALDELAQEGADDAGATVLVATDARRSEVYTARYRAKGPDDVDRLSPFEVLDPARVLDGDPVDAVAGSGAALYDQIAQGRRVLAPVSGDARTQVRIAVSRLSQGLVLGTEPLYLRHADVQVPAGRQRLR
- the tsaE gene encoding tRNA (adenosine(37)-N6)-threonylcarbamoyltransferase complex ATPase subunit type 1 TsaE; this encodes MTSTPAGTVRVVTADADGTRALGGRLAALLRAGDLVMLSGGLGAGKTTLAQGVGAAMEVRGRVASPTFIIARVHPALGTGPDLVHVDAYRLGSLEEVDALDLDSSLEESVTLVEWGEDKVEALSDNRLEVLITRPHGGLAGGTAGTADLEHVDDGRREVTVTALGPRWAGVDLSVLRG
- the alr gene encoding alanine racemase; its protein translation is MSTCPDFTAATSRAVVDLDAIAHNAHVLSAVAGVPWMAVVKADAYGHGLMPVALTCLRAGATWLGVAQLGEALELRRMLDAAGLARPAEGPDGVPQPEAPRLMSWLAPVVDPQDAGEPGSPLRAALDADLDLSASTVEQLWALRAACRAHLEAGGAPGRVHLKVDTGMSRSGAVAQDQPALAEAAREAQDEGVLDVVGLWSHLSRADEPGCGSTEDHLARFLDAERVVLEAGLAPRVRHLAATGGLLWHPDTRLDLVRVGIGLYGLSPNPQVATGQALDLRPAMRLEAPLAQVKRIPAGQAVSYGGTWSAPTDRWVGLVPLGYGDGLPRAASGTGPVAVAGLRTTIVGRVCMDQVVVDLGPAVEVAGPRAGAPIPPPARAGDLAVLWGDPGADPTVPGVDDWARACGTINYEIVTRLGPRVPRCATGRFRETVTQE